A single window of Bradyrhizobium daqingense DNA harbors:
- a CDS encoding TRAP transporter small permease subunit: MAEITGGQPPALLAIVRMIDGFTDRTGTIISWLSVPLVLAVAYEVGARYLFNAPTIWAYDATYMLYGSLFMLGAAYALHKGAHIRTDFFWEKFSIRRKGWIDTISYVVFFFPSLIMLFLISWNEFHYAWLINETSDQTPWRPVLWPFKFVVPLACLLLLVQGVSELIKSIYMARTGVELEHKEKVEI; the protein is encoded by the coding sequence ATGGCTGAGATAACAGGCGGGCAGCCACCGGCGCTTCTGGCTATCGTCAGGATGATCGACGGCTTCACCGACCGGACCGGCACGATCATCTCGTGGCTCTCGGTGCCGCTGGTTCTCGCCGTCGCCTATGAGGTTGGGGCGCGTTACCTGTTCAACGCGCCGACCATATGGGCCTACGACGCAACCTACATGCTGTACGGCTCGCTCTTCATGCTTGGCGCCGCTTACGCGCTGCACAAGGGTGCTCATATCCGTACCGACTTCTTCTGGGAGAAGTTCTCGATCCGTAGGAAGGGCTGGATCGATACGATCTCCTATGTCGTCTTCTTCTTCCCGAGCCTGATCATGCTGTTCCTGATCAGCTGGAACGAATTTCACTACGCCTGGCTGATCAACGAGACTTCGGACCAGACTCCCTGGCGGCCCGTGCTGTGGCCGTTCAAATTCGTCGTGCCGCTCGCCTGCCTCCTGCTGCTGGTCCAGGGCGTGTCCGAGTTGATCAAGAGCATCTACATGGCGCGCACCGGCGTCGAGCTGGAGCATAAGGAGAAAGTCGAGATATGA
- a CDS encoding TRAP transporter substrate-binding protein, translating to MKRMFLGLVAVALIASAFVVSTTTVMAQTKVLKMQATWPASLTLYDNFTYFVDRVNKLSAGALKIEAMPAGQVVPAFEVLDATNKKVLDGAHAWAGYWTGKNKTAILFTGGPGGTFGMDFVDVMGWLYHGGGLELYNEFYQKELKLNLVVFPILPAGPQAFGWFKKPIQTVEDMKGMKCRQTGMAGEVWQALGFTVVNMPGGEIIPSAQRGVIDCAEWVGGIEDMQLGFHNVWKYHYSPGLHENVTVGELVINGDVWKELSPQHQEIIKSAANETFLVWWTKWQRQNADALIEMQQKHGVQILRTPTEILLAFIKKWDEIAAAEGARNPFFKKVHDSQKAYASAVVPYKRSYFPPYSFMANYYFPTEK from the coding sequence ATGAAACGCATGTTTCTGGGACTGGTCGCCGTTGCCCTGATCGCTTCGGCGTTTGTCGTATCCACCACAACAGTCATGGCGCAGACGAAGGTGTTGAAGATGCAGGCCACATGGCCGGCGTCGCTCACGCTCTATGACAACTTCACCTATTTCGTCGATCGAGTGAACAAGCTGTCAGCCGGCGCGCTGAAGATCGAGGCGATGCCCGCCGGCCAGGTCGTGCCGGCGTTCGAGGTGCTGGACGCAACCAACAAGAAGGTGCTCGACGGAGCGCATGCGTGGGCCGGCTACTGGACCGGCAAGAACAAGACCGCGATCCTGTTCACCGGCGGTCCCGGCGGCACCTTCGGCATGGACTTCGTGGACGTGATGGGTTGGCTCTATCACGGCGGCGGCCTCGAGCTTTACAACGAGTTTTATCAGAAGGAGCTCAAGCTCAACCTCGTCGTGTTTCCAATCCTGCCTGCAGGGCCGCAGGCGTTCGGCTGGTTCAAGAAGCCGATCCAGACGGTCGAGGACATGAAGGGCATGAAATGCCGCCAGACCGGCATGGCCGGCGAAGTGTGGCAGGCGCTCGGCTTCACGGTGGTCAACATGCCGGGCGGAGAAATCATTCCCTCCGCGCAACGCGGCGTGATCGATTGCGCCGAATGGGTCGGCGGCATCGAGGACATGCAGCTCGGCTTCCACAACGTCTGGAAGTATCACTATTCACCCGGCTTGCATGAGAACGTGACGGTCGGCGAGCTCGTGATCAACGGCGATGTGTGGAAGGAGCTCAGCCCGCAACATCAGGAGATCATCAAGTCGGCGGCCAACGAGACATTCCTCGTCTGGTGGACCAAGTGGCAGCGCCAGAACGCCGATGCGCTGATTGAGATGCAGCAGAAGCACGGCGTACAGATCCTGCGCACGCCGACGGAGATCCTGCTGGCCTTCATCAAGAAGTGGGACGAGATCGCGGCCGCTGAGGGCGCCAGGAACCCGTTCTTCAAGAAGGTGCACGACTCGCAGAAGGCGTATGCCAGCGCTGTGGTGCCGTACAAGAGGTCTTACTTCCCGCCATACTCCTTCATGGCGAATTACTACTTCCCAACCGAGAAATAG
- the ppc gene encoding phosphoenolpyruvate carboxylase: MSLQTISSDSTDTRPNRPEDAQALEAEARLRDDIRLLGRILGDTVRDQEGADVFDLVERIRQTSIRFHRDEDRLARRELEQILDGMSISETVRIVRAFSYFSHLANIAEDQNNIRQMRARGTGKNAGVLAETLAHAKAAGIGPDALRSFFKTALVSPVLTAHPTEVRRKSTMDREMEVAGLLDRRERVALTAEEAEASDEQLRREVLTLWQTNLLRRTKLTVLDEVSNGLSFYDYTFLREVPRLVNALEDRLEEGGEAAASELASFLRMGSWIGGDRDGNPFVTADVMRGTLRLQSSRVMQFYLNELHVLGAELSIAAHLADVSEELRTLAERSPDTSPHRSGEPYRLAVSGIYARLTATAEKLEVEITRRPVGKGKPYESVKELQADLDVLHRSLISNNARVIARGRLRLLRRAVDCFGFHLARLDIRQNSAVHERTIAELMDAANPGMSYLALGEEARISLLTNELRSTRALVSPFVKYSDETMGELNVFHAAAEAHAKFGSDAIPQCIISMCKGMSDMLEVAVLLKEVGLVHPSGRSAINIVPLFETIEDLQASSGIMDRMLSLHDYRRLVDSRGSVQEVMLGYSDSNKDGGFVTSGWELYKAEIGLVDVFERHGVRLRLFHGRGGSVGRGGGPSYDAIIAQPGGAVNGQIRITEQGEIISSKYSNAEVGRNNLEILAAATLEASLLHPRQSAPRREYLTAMDELSNLAFKAYRGLVYETDGFVDYFWSSTVINEIATLNIGSRPASRKKTRAIEDLRAIPWVFSWAQCRLMLPGWYGFGSAVEQWIAEHPDKGMPFLKELYREWPFFRMLLSNMDMVLAKSSIAIASRYAELVPDEALREKIFGRIRREWHSCIETLLDIMGQDRLLQSNPLLERSVRHRFPYLDPLNHVQVELLKEHRAQNPDEQVLRGIQLTINGISAGLRNTG, encoded by the coding sequence ATGTCCCTCCAGACCATATCATCCGACAGCACCGACACTCGCCCAAACCGCCCCGAGGACGCTCAGGCTCTAGAGGCCGAGGCGCGGCTGCGGGACGACATCCGGCTGCTCGGGCGCATCCTCGGCGACACCGTGCGCGACCAGGAGGGTGCCGATGTCTTCGATCTGGTCGAGCGCATCCGCCAGACCTCGATCCGGTTCCACCGCGACGAGGACCGGCTTGCCCGACGCGAGCTCGAGCAGATCCTCGACGGCATGTCGATCTCCGAGACGGTGCGCATCGTCCGCGCCTTCAGCTATTTTTCCCACCTCGCCAACATCGCCGAGGACCAGAACAACATCCGCCAGATGCGGGCCCGCGGCACGGGCAAGAACGCCGGCGTGCTGGCGGAGACGCTCGCCCATGCCAAGGCAGCGGGCATCGGCCCCGATGCGCTGCGTAGCTTCTTCAAAACGGCGCTGGTCAGCCCGGTGCTGACCGCGCACCCGACCGAGGTGCGCCGCAAGAGCACCATGGACCGCGAGATGGAGGTCGCCGGCCTGCTCGACCGCCGCGAGCGTGTGGCGCTGACCGCGGAAGAGGCAGAGGCCAGCGACGAGCAGCTTCGCCGTGAGGTGCTGACGCTGTGGCAGACAAACCTTTTGCGCCGAACCAAGCTCACGGTGCTCGACGAGGTCTCCAACGGCCTGTCGTTCTACGATTACACCTTCCTGCGCGAGGTGCCGCGCCTCGTCAACGCGCTGGAGGACCGGCTGGAGGAGGGCGGCGAGGCTGCCGCCAGCGAGCTCGCCTCGTTCCTGCGCATGGGCAGCTGGATCGGCGGCGACCGCGACGGCAATCCCTTCGTCACCGCCGACGTCATGCGCGGCACGCTGCGGCTGCAGTCGAGCCGCGTCATGCAGTTCTATCTGAACGAACTCCATGTTCTCGGCGCCGAGCTGTCGATCGCGGCCCATCTCGCCGACGTCTCCGAAGAGCTGCGGACACTTGCGGAGCGCTCGCCGGACACCTCGCCGCACCGGAGCGGCGAGCCCTATCGCCTCGCGGTGTCGGGCATCTATGCGCGCCTCACCGCGACGGCCGAAAAGCTCGAGGTCGAGATCACGCGGCGGCCGGTTGGCAAGGGCAAGCCGTACGAGAGCGTCAAGGAGCTGCAGGCCGATCTGGACGTACTGCATCGCTCGCTGATCTCCAACAACGCCCGCGTCATCGCGCGCGGCCGGCTGCGGCTCCTGCGGCGCGCCGTGGACTGCTTCGGCTTCCATCTGGCGCGGCTCGACATCCGCCAGAACTCCGCGGTGCACGAGCGCACCATCGCGGAGCTGATGGACGCTGCCAATCCCGGCATGTCCTATCTCGCGCTCGGAGAAGAAGCCCGCATCTCGCTGCTCACCAACGAGCTGCGCTCGACGCGCGCGCTGGTCTCGCCCTTCGTCAAATACAGCGACGAGACCATGGGCGAGCTCAACGTCTTCCATGCCGCCGCGGAAGCGCATGCCAAGTTCGGCTCGGACGCGATTCCTCAATGCATCATCTCGATGTGCAAGGGCATGTCCGACATGCTCGAGGTCGCGGTGCTCTTGAAGGAAGTGGGCCTCGTCCATCCCTCCGGACGCAGCGCCATCAACATCGTGCCGCTGTTCGAGACCATCGAGGACTTGCAGGCCTCCTCCGGCATCATGGACCGCATGCTCTCGCTGCACGATTACCGCCGCCTCGTCGACAGCCGCGGCAGCGTGCAGGAGGTCATGCTCGGCTATTCCGATTCGAACAAGGATGGTGGCTTCGTCACCTCGGGCTGGGAGCTCTACAAGGCCGAGATCGGCCTCGTCGACGTGTTCGAACGCCACGGCGTTCGCCTGCGCCTGTTCCACGGCCGAGGCGGCTCGGTCGGCCGCGGCGGCGGCCCGAGCTATGACGCGATCATCGCCCAGCCCGGCGGCGCCGTGAACGGCCAGATCCGCATCACCGAGCAGGGCGAGATCATCTCATCGAAATATTCCAACGCGGAAGTCGGCCGCAACAATCTGGAGATCCTTGCCGCCGCGACGCTGGAGGCGAGCCTCTTGCATCCGCGCCAAAGCGCGCCGCGCCGCGAATACCTCACCGCGATGGACGAGCTCTCGAACCTTGCCTTCAAGGCTTATCGCGGCCTCGTCTACGAGACCGACGGCTTCGTCGATTATTTCTGGTCATCGACCGTCATCAACGAGATCGCGACGCTCAACATCGGTAGCCGTCCGGCCTCACGCAAGAAGACCCGCGCGATCGAGGATCTGCGTGCGATTCCCTGGGTGTTCTCCTGGGCGCAGTGTCGATTGATGTTGCCAGGCTGGTACGGCTTCGGCAGCGCGGTCGAGCAGTGGATCGCAGAACATCCCGACAAGGGCATGCCATTCCTCAAGGAGCTCTACAGGGAATGGCCGTTCTTCCGCATGCTGCTGTCGAATATGGACATGGTGCTGGCGAAAAGCTCGATCGCGATCGCTTCGCGCTATGCCGAGCTCGTGCCGGACGAAGCCCTGCGCGAAAAGATTTTTGGCCGCATCCGCCGCGAATGGCATTCCTGTATCGAGACATTGCTCGACATCATGGGCCAGGACCGGCTGCTTCAGAGCAACCCGCTGCTGGAACGCTCGGTGCGCCACCGCTTCCCCTATCTCGACCCGCTCAACCACGTGCAGGTCGAGCTACTCAAGGAGCACCGCGCGCAGAACCCGGACGAGCAGGTGCTGCGCGGGATCCAGCTGACGATCAACGGCATCTCGGCGGGGTTAAGGAATACGGGGTAG